GGGTGGTCGGCGGCGAGTTCGCCGACACGTCCTTCAGCAAGCCCGCGGCGGGCAAGCGGCTAGAGCGCATCGGCCCGTTCCGGACGCGGCAGGAGGCGCACAAGGTGTGGCAGGGCAAGGCCTGGTCGACCGTCGACGACGCGCTCTGCCAGTACCGCATCGAGATCGAGACGCACGTCGAGGACGATTGAAAGCCCCGGCCGAGTTCGAGGACCTGCTAACGCGCGAGGGACGGCGCGTGCTGGCCGGCACGCATGCGCTTGTCGGTGCGCTCGCCGATCCGCGAACGCGCTTCCTGTCGATCGACGGACTGATCGATCGCAGCAAGGCAGCGCGACTGCGCACGCTCCTGGACCGGACGCTGACGCCTGCGCTGCAGCGCATCGACCGGCCGATCCCGCCCGACACGATCTGGAGGATGCGCGAGGACTACGCCGAGATGCTGCCGAAGGCGACGCGCGCCTCGACCGTGTATTTCGATCGGGATGACGAGCCCGGCGTGCGCGTCGCGCGGCGCATCGGCCTGGACGCGCTGCTGCGCTCCGGCAGTTTCCGCGCCTTTGCCCAGGCTCTGGCCGGCCGCGCGCTGGCGACGAAATTCGGCCGGCAGGTGCTGTGCTACGGCCCCGGCGACTATGCCGGTCCGCACAACGATCATCACCCCGGCAACGCCCGGGCACGATCGGGCTACATCGACCTGCATCTGTCGCTGTCGAGTCCGGCGGTCGCGCATCAATGGCTGGTCCACGCCAGATCGGGGCATCTCAGCGAGATCGTGCCGGTGCACGGCGCGGCCACGCTGACGGCCTATCGCCTGCCGTTCTGGCACTACACCACGCCGCTGGTCGCGAAGCCGGGCCAGGGTGCGAAGGCGCGCCGCTGGGTGCTGCTCGGCACGTTCCTGTTCAGGTGATCCAGGGATGATCGCTTTAACCTGCAATCCCGAGCGCAGCGAGGGGTCCAGGGAAGCTGCCTGAATTCCTCGCTGCGCTCGGGATGACAGGGCGGTGCCGAATTCGGGCTCGTCGCTCTAGTCGTACTCGTTGATGATCGTCTGGAGCTGCTTCGTGTCGACCGAGCGGCGCGTGTCGAAGGTCTGGCCCTTGCTGTCCCTGCCGATCGCGATCAGCGCAATATCGGCCCGGCCCATGCTGTCGATATCGAGGATCGCCTGGCGCGCCGCCTCGATGATGCGCACCGTGGCGTCGTCAGTCTCGCAATCCCCTGGCGGCATGTCCTCGAACACCTGGTCCTCGAGCCATGCCGCCAGCGTGCGTACGCGCGGCGCGTCGCGGCGCCATTCGGTCATCTCGAGCACGTCGTAGTCGCTCAGATGAGCAACGGCACGCTCGAGCTGGGGAATATCGACCTCGCGCCGGAAGTCGCGCGAGCCGGCGGCGTCGACGACGAGTGCGGGCAGATCGACCACGCCACGCCCCTGCGCGAGAATCACCGGCATGACGGCGCGCGCGGCGTCGGCGATGCGTCGTGCCGGCCCGGGCGCTTCGACAGCGACGCCGATCTCCTCCGACGCCTCCGCTTCCAGCCAGTCGGCGAAGTGCTGGAGGGGTTCCTCCACGCCTTCCGCCTTGAGCATGTCGCCGGCGCTCAGATCGTAGGTCGTGTCGGGCTGCGCCGCCGCCGCCGTCCGCGCGGCGGACGACGACAGAGCCTGCCGCGGCGCGTCGATGACGATGCCGCGGCGCCGGTTCAGCAATGAGAACACCGCAACCGCCGACACGACCACGACGCCGGCGATGAGCCAGACCTCCATCATGCCCTCCAGTGGCGCGCGGCCTCGACGAGCGTGGCGCCGTCAACGGTGAGGTCGATATGCCGGGGCCCCTCACGGTCGGCGGCGATGTAGGGCAGGGTGATGCGGGCGCGACCCTGTTCCTGCAGCTCCGGCCAGGCCTTGCCGGCGGCCTCGGCGATGCGCGTGACGGCCATGCGGTCGGCGGCGAGATCGATGCCGGTGTCCTTCGTGGCGCGTCGGATCAGCCATTCCGCGAGCGCGCCAATCTGCGCGTTGCGCGTGGTGTCGGCGGCGTAGCGGCCGGCGCTCACGCCCTCAGGCGCCATGTCCCAGCGCTTCTCGCCGCCGGGCGGCGCAGGTGCCTTGGGCGGCGCCGCCGCCACAACCTCGTTCCTGGGCCGGCGCAGGGCACGCAAAGCCATGGCGGCGGCGACGACAACGACAGCGGCGAGGATGAGCCAGATCAGTCCCATCCGCCCAGTCTACAACGGGCGGTTCACCGGCACGACACTGATCGAGTTGCGCGGCTGGCCGTCGACCACCTTGTCGGTATAGGTCAGGTAGACCAGCACGTTGCGCTTGGCGTCGTAGAACCGCACGACCTGGGTGCGCTTGAAGATCAGCGAGGCGCTGGCGCTGAAGACCTCGCGGCCGTTCTTCAGCTTCTTGACCTTCTCGAGGTCGATGGCACCGACCTGACGGCAGGCGATCGAGGCTTCGCCGGGATCCTCGGCAAGGCCCAGCGCCCCCTTTATGCCGCCGAGCTCGGCGCGCGAGAGGTAGCAGGCGACGCCCGGCACCTCGGGATCGTCGAACACCTCGACCTTGATCCTGTCGTTGGGCCCGACCCATTTGAAGCGATAGCTGGCGGCGCCGATGTCCTCGGCGGCGACGTCCAGCGCGACCGACCCGAACGCCATTCCGGCGAGGGCGGCAGCGAGGCGGACGAGGCGGCGATTCATGACGGACTCCCTGTGGGCGCGCGGACTGGGCGCTGTCAGGATATGTGCGCGGTGCTCAGTGGCGGCAAGGGAGGCGCGCATGCGCGGGATGGTCGGGGCGATGCTGGCCGGCT
The window above is part of the Alphaproteobacteria bacterium genome. Proteins encoded here:
- a CDS encoding Hsp70 family protein; this encodes MGLIWLILAAVVVVAAAMALRALRRPRNEVVAAAPPKAPAPPGGEKRWDMAPEGVSAGRYAADTTRNAQIGALAEWLIRRATKDTGIDLAADRMAVTRIAEAAGKAWPELQEQGRARITLPYIAADREGPRHIDLTVDGATLVEAARHWRA
- a CDS encoding CreA family protein, which translates into the protein MAFGSVALDVAAEDIGAASYRFKWVGPNDRIKVEVFDDPEVPGVACYLSRAELGGIKGALGLAEDPGEASIACRQVGAIDLEKVKKLKNGREVFSASASLIFKRTQVVRFYDAKRNVLVYLTYTDKVVDGQPRNSISVVPVNRPL